One region of Neisseria mucosa genomic DNA includes:
- a CDS encoding DUF721 domain-containing protein has product MNLEQLGKRDARLAGLLQQSQQWRRLDAAVKRILPANLHPHFQTACIEEGRLVLLAANGMAASRLKMILPALVPQLQELNAGIRDVVVKVVPKPPAQPKVNSLHLSGAALESFDAAAAKLEDKHPELAAALAELVRKHSR; this is encoded by the coding sequence ATGAATTTGGAACAATTGGGCAAGCGGGATGCGCGGTTGGCCGGTTTGTTGCAGCAGTCGCAACAATGGCGCAGGCTGGATGCGGCAGTCAAACGCATCCTGCCAGCAAACCTGCACCCGCACTTTCAAACTGCCTGCATCGAAGAGGGCAGGTTGGTGTTGCTGGCGGCAAACGGTATGGCGGCTTCGCGCCTGAAAATGATATTGCCCGCGCTTGTGCCGCAGCTTCAGGAGTTGAACGCGGGGATTCGGGATGTGGTGGTCAAAGTCGTGCCGAAGCCGCCGGCGCAACCCAAAGTCAACAGCCTGCATTTGAGCGGGGCGGCATTGGAGAGTTTTGATGCGGCGGCGGCAAAATTGGAAGACAAGCATCCTGAATTGGCTGCCGCGCTGGCGGAGTTGGTGCGCAAACACAGCCGTTAA